Part of the Oncorhynchus tshawytscha isolate Ot180627B linkage group LG23, Otsh_v2.0, whole genome shotgun sequence genome, GCATTTAAGGATAAACCAtgtgcatctgtgtgtctgtttgtttttctactcACCAGCAGTATTAGGAGAATAAGGAGGATTAACAAGGTCAGGACAGCCAGTACCAATAGAGCGATCCCCCATCCTGGGactccctctccacccccagcAACTACAGCTGCAGCATTCTCTGTGGTCTTATGTGTCGCCTCCGTATTCTCTGTGGTTTTATGACTGGTCGTTTGGCCTGTGGCAGCCTGATGCCTGCTTGTTGCTCTCTCAGTAGGGGCAACTGGGGGGTTAGATTGGActgaggcagttgttgatgtagAGGTTTTACGGAAGACTGTCGTGCTACTGGTCTGGGGAGGATTTATAGGGGTAATAGGGGTGGTTGTGTTGCTAATTGTAATGTTGTGGTCTTCAGGAGCAGAGGTGGTTGTGTTGCTAATTGTATTGTTGTGGTCTCCAGGAATATGGGTGCTTACGTTGCTAATTGTTATGTTAGGGTCCCCAGGACTAGGGGTGGTTATGTTGCTAATTGTATTGTTGTGGTCTCTAGGAATATGGGTGCTTACGTTGCTAATTGTTATGTTAGGGTCCCCAGGACTAGGGATGGTTATGTTGCTAATTGTATTGTTGTGGTCTCCAGGAATATGGGTGCTTACGTTGCTAATTGTTATGTTAGGGTCCCCAGGACTAGGGATGGTTATGTTGCTAATTGTATTGCTGTGGTCTCTAGGAATATGGGTGCTTACGTTGCTAATTGTTATGTTAGGGTCCCCAGGACTAGGGGTGGTTATGTTGCTAATTGTATTGTTGTGGTCTCCAGGAATATGGGTGCTTACGTTGCTAATTGTTATGTTAGGGTCCCCAGGACTAGGGATGGTTATGTTGCTAATTGTACTGTTTTGGTCTTCAGGAGCAGGGATGGTTATGTTGCTAATTGTAATGTTATGGTCTCCAGGAATAGGGGTGGTTATGTTGCTAATTGTAGTGTTATGTTCTTCAGGAATATGAGTGTTAATGCTGCTAATTGTACTTTTATGGTCTTCAGGAATATGAGTGGTAATGTTGCTAATTGTACTGTTATGGTCTTCAGGAATATGAGTGTTAATGCTGCTAATTGTACTGTTATGGTCTTCAGGAATATGAGTGGTAATGCTGCTAATTGTGCTGTTTTGGTCAGgactagtggtggtggttgtgaggGTATGACTACTTATGATATTAATTGTTGCAAGACTGGTGATGTTGCCAGATGAAATCATTGCTGTAGATGCAGTTCCATCCCCGACCCTTCCTGAACGGCTAGCCGTACTAACTAAGGCAACTGTAGTAGTCGTTGCTGCAGGGGTATTTGTGGTAGATGGTGGTGAGGAAGTTACGGTTGCTGTTGTACGTGCTACAAGAGGTAGTGTGGCTTTTATTGGAAGTTGACCTAAGGAATAAAGAACATATTTGTGATTCCTGCTTTATTTGACTAATAACGGTTTCTTAAGCTATTtacaaaacagtttttttaaacATACAAATGAATCAGGCTGCTGCACAGCAGAAGTAGATAAGGTTGCCATCTTCTTTACCTTCAGTATAGGCGAGGTCCAGGTCAAGGGTTTTGGATTTATTTGATTGGATATGAATGGAAAGTAGACCTTGAGCCAAAGTTGGAATGATCATGAATGTAGTCCCAAACATTAATGTCGAGTTTGCAATGACTGATCCATTACTGCAAGAGTGAGACCAGTAGTCAAAAATAATTATAATTGTCAATGTCcttaaaaattatatttttttcaatgGCAGAATTTTAAATTCAACATTAGAGCTCACCTGAAGATTACATCAAATACACCCATATATTTGTCAGACTCTGGCAAAGAGCTGTGGACATCATCCATCTGAAAAAGAAAGACACAGCAATCAGAGGAGCCCTTTAGTATTATCCTACAAGCCTACAAGACATGTCTTCACATTTTTACTTGTTTGAATATTGAGGATATTGTAACAGGTTGTAAGGGAGGTATCTATAGTATCCTTGTCTATGGTGTAGTGGAGTGGTTCAACTGGAGTGTGAGCTAGTAGTGATGGCTTGTTTTTGCTGTTTTCTGTTAAAATAGTGCTCACTGCTAGGTGTTGGAGAGCTGATGATGTTGGTgacatagaaatacaatgaaTAGAACAGACTTGGGAAcatctaaccctggcaatttgacagGTAAACTCATTGGTACACTCGCAATGGTTGCTTGGTATAAATGCAGTAAAGAAGTCAATGGAACttgaccaaaacaatggaaatgcTGTGGAAATGTGTGGGGGGAAAGATCCGGAGGCTCACCAGCAAAATGTGCCTACATATATAGGCTATTGTTAATGTGTGTATTATGCTTGTATAGATGTCAACCCCaatacatgttcatgtcatcatcaccaatcaactgcattacagttaaaagCGACTTTGACTTCTACCACTGAttgtatgctagctatgctaccgGCTTATACGAACAAGAGTTAGCACTTAGAAGTCACTTCTTCTAAGCCTGAAAGGGACtacttctaaatgttatgcagcgAAAACAGTCAAATATATCAAAATCAGACTttagtaaccacattgtgggcctgttaaTATACATCAATCATGACGTATTTGAcgaatatccactttgttagatcaTATCTGTTGAATGTGCGCCAATCCAGCGTCATTCTTCTATACCCCACGGTCTGTGTTCCCTTGACCTTTTAACCGCATATACTGTGATGCAATCCTTTCCATAGAAATGTAGAATCTTCATTAAAATGATAATAAgtgatgtggctcatgcaatataatatattttttaatttcagATGAGTtaaatcaacaaatcacagcataTTTTGaggggtacacttcctgcttttacttcctgcttttctCCAATGGGTACACTTGCAATggccgccagtccacccattTACCACAATTGTCTTGAATGGGGACGCCCGTTctattaattatatttctatggtgggTGACTTGTCTTGGCAAGCATGAAGTATCTCCAGGACAAAGAGTTATTTTGTGGGTATAGACTGAGTGATGAGTTGAAGCTCTATGAACAGACTTGAGCAGTAAAAAACACACTCTTACCATCTGTTCCACCTGTTTCCTCAGCTGTTTGTACTCCTTAGAGCTTTGATTATTGAGTGACTCAGTGTAAATCTGGTTGGTGATTCTGACACATAAGTAGTATGCGGACAGTGTAGCTGGGGTGGTCTTGTCACTGCTGCTGGGTGTTGCCCTCCGTAAATGGGAAACAGGCACAACATCAGCAAAGAAAAGGAGTGCTGTACAGGAGAATGGGAAACAAGCCGAAATTCGGAAATTAGCAGAAATACTGTTGGACAGCCATCTAATAAATTACTGCCATTACCCTTAGAGACTGACTGATTGAAGTGCCAATTACAGCCAATAAAGGATGCCTTGTACCGTGGAAATTATTATCTGTAAACAGACACTTTGAGTTGAAAGGGGGGTCACCATCTGTGATCTCAATCACTGCAATAATGCATTATTTAGACTAATTTATTCCAAAACAAAGTTTGCAAATATGTTTTCTCAGTGTGGGAAATAAGTTGTTTTGTCTTATCCCAATATTTGATTGAGTGGGGTCGATTGTAAATCCATAATACTATTCTGCATAGCCCTGAAGACATTTTATACATTATGACAGATTGACAGATTATGATAGATGTTTTgctaagatttaaaaaatattctcAGTGTGGGTTTTATCGCCAGTATATTGGCATCACTTGAGGCACCTGAGGAAGCAacttaaagtaaaaaaaataaaaatatatattttttaaattggccAAAATGTCATCAAGAAGGCTCCAGAGCAGCCGGGGACAAGAGAATCGTGAGAAAGTGGTATTCTGGTTGTGTGCTGATAAGGTTTGACTCTCCGTAAACCACAAAGTATGATTTACTtagatacaggtaactgacaaaataaaagaaacaccaacataaagtgtcttaattggGTGTTGCCAGAACAAGTGTAGGTGTTTAAGAATGTAGGTTACAACACAGTAATGGCCCAtgcaacagtggttcccaacgtTTTTCGGTTACTGTTTCACCAACAGAATTTTGCTCTAcccggagtacccctgaagtaaaCCCTCAtatgcattttaccagtaggcctatggtctcatgagtcttctcaagtaccctcTGTGGATAGGCCGAGTACCTCCAGGGGTCTCTGCCCTACAATAGAAGTCTTTAAAGAAATGTAATGTGTAAATGTGTTATAGGCTACATATtaagatttttttatattttttacctttatttaaccaggcaagtcagttaagaacaaattcttattttcaatgacagcctaggaacagtgggtttaaatgcctgttcaggggcagaatgacagatttgtaccttgtcagctcgggggtttgaacttgcaaccttccggttactagtccaacactctaaccactaggctaccctgccgccccagatgcATGgaagaatagatagatagatagatagatagatagatagatagatagatagatagatagatagatagatagatagatagatagatagatagatagatagatagatagatagatagatagatagatagatagatagatagatagatagatagatagatagatagatagatagatagatagatagatagatagatagatgtttATGCCATACCTGAAACAGCCAAAGTAAAAATAATCCCAAATTTGATTGGTCTTTTCTCCATGATGTATCATACAGGTAGACTAacgtttttaaaagaaaagccaAAT contains:
- the LOC112222836 gene encoding uncharacterized protein PB18E9.04c-like; amino-acid sequence: MEKRPIKFGIIFTLAVSALLFFADVVPVSHLRRATPSSSDKTTPATLSAYYLCVRITNQIYTESLNNQSSKEYKQLRKQVEQMMDDVHSSLPESDKYMGVFDVIFSNGSVIANSTLMFGTTFMIIPTLAQGLLSIHIQSNKSKTLDLDLAYTEGQLPIKATLPLVARTTATVTSSPPSTTNTPAATTTTVALVSTASRSGRVGDGTASTAMISSGNITSLATINIISSHTLTTTTTSPDQNSTISSITTHIPEDHNSTISSINTHIPEDHNSTISNITTHIPEDHKSTISSINTHIPEEHNTTISNITTPIPGDHNITISNITIPAPEDQNSTISNITIPSPGDPNITISNVSTHIPGDHNNTISNITTPSPGDPNITISNVSTHIPRDHSNTISNITIPSPGDPNITISNVSTHIPGDHNNTISNITIPSPGDPNITISNVSTHIPRDHNNTISNITTPSPGDPNITISNVSTHIPGDHNNTISNTTTSAPEDHNITISNTTTPITPINPPQTSSTTVFRKTSTSTTASVQSNPPVAPTERATSRHQAATGQTTSHKTTENTEATHKTTENAAAVVAGGGEGVPGWGIALLVLAVLTLLILLILLILLLVWLCCRQRYGSFSAYNQINHGADIQMYSTHSRFDVPNGKPNDEMQGPSKNQTGMHVVNEY